From a single Brassica rapa cultivar Chiifu-401-42 chromosome A01, CAAS_Brap_v3.01, whole genome shotgun sequence genomic region:
- the LOC103840029 gene encoding PYK10-binding protein 2 has translation MAQKVEAQGGKGGNQWDDGSEHDAVTKIQVGAGGIGIQYVKFDYVKNGQTEEAPLRGIKGRSIPADPFVINHPEEHLVSVEGWYNPEGLIQGLKFNSNKKSSDVIGYNDGTSFTLQVQDKKIVGFHGFAGDYVHSLGAYFAPLTSSTSLTPAKKLPALGSDEGTAWDDGAHQGVKKVYVGQGHDGVSAVKFEYVNGSEVVVGDERGKPTLLGFEEFELDYPSEYITVVHGTVDKIFGSGSAVITMLKFETNKRTSNPFGLEAGASFKVKEEGHKIVGFHGKANELLHQIGVHVLPITN, from the exons ATGGCTCAAAAGGTGGAAGCACAAGGAGGGAAAGGAGGCAATCAATGGGATGATGGATCCGAACACGATGCAGTGACCAAGATTCAGGTCGGAGCAGGTGGAATAGGCATTCAATATGTTAAGTTCGATTATGTCAAAAACGGACAAACCGAAGAGGCCCCTCTTCGCGGTATCAAAGGCCGTAGTATCCCAGCTGATCCG TTTGTGATTAACCATCCTGAGGAGCATCTAGTTTCCGTAGAAGGTTGGTATAACCCTGAAGGTCTCATTCAAGGGCTTAAGTTCAACTCCAACAAGAAGTCTTCTGATGTCATTGGATACAATGATGGCACTTCATTCACTCTTCAAGTTCAAGACAAGAAGATCGTTGGGTTTCATGGGTTTGCCGGAGACTATGTACATTCTCTTGGAGCTTACTTTGCTCCATTGACTAGTTCCACCTCGTTAACCCCTGCCAAGAAGTTACCGGCACTTGGTAGTGATGAAGGAACTGCATGGGACGATGGTGCTCACCAAGGTGTTAAAAAGGTGTATGTAGGTCAAGGCCATGATGGTGTATCAGCGGTTAAGTTTGAGTACGTCAATGGTTCTGAAGTGGTTGTTGGAGATGAGCGTGGAAAGCCTACTCTACTCGGGTTCGAAGag TTCGAGCTTGACTATCCAAGTGAATACATCACGGTTGTTCATGGCACAGTTGACAAAATCTTTGGGAGTGGCTCTGCCGTCATCACCATGCTTAAGTTCGAGACTAATAAGCGAACATCTAATCCCTTTGGGCTTGAAGCTGGCGCAAGTTTCAAAGTCAAAGAGGAAGGCCACAAGATTGTTGGGTTTCATGGAAAAGCCAATGAGCTGCTTCATCAGATTGGAGTCCATGTCCTCCCAATCACCAACTGA
- the LOC117127116 gene encoding uncharacterized protein LOC117127116: MDDHQFAWILWYIWKARNSKVFSDRDIDPRDTLRKAETESVLWADAQVIPESHDAHQRDMAPIPVRPGRWCFSDGSWKANNIFSGQGWYSTLPGFDGLMGARNTRASLSPLHAEFESLIWAMEYIKTLSTGFQSSEIIYVPRTQNTQADKLARSARIQPSFVVHMDAELPSWLTESI, encoded by the exons ATGGATGATCATCAATTTGCGTGGATACTTTGGTACATATGGAAAGCAAGGAATAGTAAGGTATTTAGTGATCGTGATATTGATCCTCGTGATACTCTTAGGAAGGCCGAGACAGAATCTGTTCTGTGGGCTGATGCACAGGTGATTCCTGAGTCACATGACGCACACCAGAGAGATATGGCTCCCATACCGGTGAGACCGGGCAGATGGTGCTTCTCCGATGGCTCATGGAAGGCAAACAATATTTTCTCGGGACAAGGATGGTATAGTACCTTACCAGGATTTGATGGTTTAATGGGTGCAAGAAACACCAGAGCTAGTCTTTCACCTCTCCATGCAGAGTTTGAATCACTAatctgggcaatggaat ATATAAAGACCCTTAGTACTGGATTTCAGAGCTCGGAGATCATCTATGTACCAAGAACGCAGAATACACAGGCGGACAAACTAGCACGTAGTGCAAGAATTCAACCGTcgttcgtcgttcacatggatgcagagctACCCTCTTGGTtaacagagtctatatga